A stretch of the Methanobrevibacter woesei genome encodes the following:
- a CDS encoding metallophosphoesterase: MLIGLISDTHIPDRMRELPEKVFEAFKDVEMILHAGDVTSQEVIEKLEEIAPVTAIQGNTDRIVGLNLPKTAVVEAEELKIGVIHGEVYPRADTQQLHYLAKQLDVDILVSGHSHQPKVEKVEDVLLINPGSPTVPRLADRTVMILEINKKEVDVELVKVGSPICSSLDLTRFKH; the protein is encoded by the coding sequence ATGTTAATTGGACTAATATCAGATACACACATTCCAGACAGAATGAGAGAGCTTCCAGAAAAAGTATTTGAAGCTTTTAAAGATGTTGAAATGATTTTACATGCTGGAGATGTAACTTCACAAGAAGTTATTGAAAAATTAGAAGAAATAGCACCAGTAACAGCCATACAAGGAAATACTGATAGAATAGTTGGATTGAACTTGCCTAAAACAGCTGTTGTTGAAGCTGAGGAACTTAAAATAGGAGTAATACATGGTGAAGTTTATCCAAGAGCAGATACCCAACAATTACATTATCTTGCAAAACAATTAGATGTGGATATTCTTGTAAGTGGACATTCACATCAGCCAAAAGTAGAGAAAGTGGAAGATGTGCTTTTGATAAATCCTGGAAGTCCAACTGTTCCAAGATTAGCAGATAGAACTGTCATGATACTTGAGATTAATAAAAAAGAAGTGGATGTGGAATTAGTTAAAGTTGGAAGTCCAATCTGTAGTTCTCTAGATTTAACAAGATTTAAACATTAG